A window of Sander vitreus isolate 19-12246 chromosome 18, sanVit1, whole genome shotgun sequence contains these coding sequences:
- the zfp36l1b gene encoding mRNA decay activator protein ZFP36L1b: MTATIISPFFEYREVPNKNSKMFNYSNNNNSLGGPQLMSVPCSSANFSSCTPIESLLDRKVVGAPSAGGLFQRRHSVSLPSAKLSQNQFVNNLKRHPSVLFGSSCSNNKENHFRERSYSELGDRQWSGSQVCVDGSSQVNPSRYKTELCRPFEENGTCKYGDKCQFAHGMHELRSLSRHPKYKTELCRTFHTIGFCPYGPRCNFIHNAEERRGPPPLSTFNKMERPRLQHSFSFAGFPSSSSRQDSPTSITPPPMFTTEDLTEWQRNPFAYSSQELASLFGPSLGPPPMSEPQGPTPPSPTTSCFFQPASDSSPCHPGSLSDQEGYQSSLGSQSGSESPLLDASRRLPIFSRLSVTDD; the protein is encoded by the exons ATGACAGCGACCATTATTTCTCCTTTCTTCGAATACAGAGAAGTACCTAACAAG AACAGTAAGATGTTCAACTAcagcaacaacaataacagtctTGGTGGACCTCAACTGATGTCTGTCCCATGCTCCAGTGCCAACTTCTCCTCCTGCACCCCCATTGAGTCCCTGCTGGACAGGAAGGTGGTGGGGGCCCCCTCTGCAGGAGGCCTGTTCCAACGCCGTCACTCAGTCAGCCTCCCCAGTGCGAAGTTAAGCCAGAACCAGTTTGTCAACAACCTTAAAAGGCATCCCTCTGTGTTATTTGGtagcagctgcagcaacaacaagGAGAACCATTTCCGTGAGCGCTCCTACTCAGAGCTGGGGGATAGGCAGTGGTCCGGCAGTCAGGTGTGTGTGGATGGAAGCAGCCAAGTCAACCCGAGCCGCTATAAGACAGAGCTGTGCCGGCCCTTTGAAGAGAACGGCACCTGTAAATACGGCGATAAGTGCCAGTTCGCCCACGGCATGCATGAGCTGCGCAGCCTGAGCCGCCACCCAAAGTACAAGACTGAGCTGTGCCGCACCTTCCATACCATCGGTTTCTGTCCGTATGGCCCCCGATGCAACTTTATCCACAATGCAGAGGAGCGCCGTGGGCCCCCTCCCCTTTCCACCTTCAACAAAATGGAGCGCCCTCGACTGCAGCACAGCTTCAGCTTTGCCGGCTTCCCCAGCTCCAGCAGCCGGCAGGACAGCCCCACCTCCATTACACCTCCACCCATGTTCACAACCGAAGACCTGACAGAGTGGCAGAGAAACCCCTTCGCTTACTCCAGCCAGGAGCTTGCCAGCCTGTTTGGGCCCAGCTTGGGGCCACCACCTATGTCTGAGCCTCAGGGTCCGACCCCACCTTCCCCAACCACCTCCTGCTTTTTCCAGCCCGCGTCAGATAGCTCCCCCTGCCATCCGGGCTCTCTGTCTGACCAGGAGGGCTATCAGAGCAGCCTGGGCAGTCAGAGTGGCTCTGAGTCCCCGCTCCTGGATGCCTCCCGTCGCCTCCCCATTTTCAGCAGGCTCTCTGTCACTGATGATTAA